In Drosophila nasuta strain 15112-1781.00 chromosome 2R, ASM2355853v1, whole genome shotgun sequence, a single genomic region encodes these proteins:
- the LOC132786047 gene encoding uncharacterized protein LOC132786047 isoform X2, protein MYSADKTIQSAMVNKPNNKQQQQQRPLAATDRSSMNPSGSFVDNTFCVVLHVVEAINFYGREMREGERDQIVMNAALNSVDFEVEGTPSVTTETIIFNSNCIWECDMAGIKRIKTDHRPVKVTFFASNSASSSRKTIGSLLLPVRGIPVLGLGGNNSPLQLKMFWHKLICISSEFRSHKPEVLLMLAIIKKSLLHTKDFKHLMVFNNAEKQPRGPPLQSPGHSITANMLQSQANVYVQSLVQLGLLQVGNNPLVDCDIIEVVLQFKQLKNLNRFVKSIFQGKDVDTVLLMFDFVGNVTNIELKLNESDCYTLDDVLGLRFKSSLNSIRLYFQRIFYLPINMYIKGTSIANYRMDFGKMLPSDLYFSDQRKYMQSGSFAFERFGRMGSARELKPIMDYTFSVDIQEVCWRQQGGQSNVPQQEQQQSDQLSLHCATSKAVIHEVPKDRVIDNAGDWQSQNPDRHCKPDTVSINSLNVGAELSDSDERESPVEPALSDAHDSGDGGEHKFHGRRKKFTRLVDALEIEQQDAGILDMAEDIDSEAELLGLYNNSKFCHQITTVEYEENVVQKTKECVEVSTKVKLQETSSQQTKTKNENRKMQMDESARHKENNRSERVKIVGNDPWLQLEKEYDQKSQDTPKDSPNKQNIKMVHKLRRSKIIPNDRMDLDLPESDVKSKVAVRKNTSNDKALNVEPNILSQRKGLLKTDDELEQLEVAEMAKIIHKSSNTSKPLSQNRYLMSDDSFLKAENDIELDCESQKSQNLRKSTKRFVDGDTVEADTTTDTEIKERSGTRKTKSKVFVQAESEDCETVIDKQPQKTKQMSTSKAELSLRARWVEVNKNQRTMLEETERFIGETIKGANYLTEEPFSGSSIRSSPKKLDRNHVKSRSKIDIKMSLNEEQNLEHKTMKQKSPVNICVSENSQEMAPPTNKLFPKARRGNEARDFEELGSTQSSAQKSSRIFKQSLAHAPEESTSKQPETESSELEIVTTQRKKMLKKKSSRTAKSGDECCGNATSKSQLEVDTQLSRLEVTVHMYDQTKGAGAETTKQVVDGDVNDMNESLQQILSVSMGLQREMQLKALEYLRSLSQQPTQVRLDKHSQSTPVNESNNMDANYTIKFKELEEHIILLEDHLRQFESRTFKMQEENSKLAQEKMQLKQRICHMEQQIEALRHGATNSSDLRQMLNKLRHQNVRFNDLAKARDHYKKQWRHAAKRIHVLKLAMHEKNVQHQYETLESNVINLKSILTQDADEFEREFGRFRNTTVSFPGSNDSSEPLLKDYLRGLSPQTLGKHIPPNSVDSTRMH, encoded by the exons ATGTACAGTGCAGATAAAACAATTCAGTCCGCCATGGTTAATAAGCCCAataacaagcagcaacaacagcagcggccaTTGGCTGCAACAGATCGAAGCAGCATGAATCCTAGTGGCAGCTTTGTAGACAACACATTTTGTGTTGTCCTCCATGTGGTTGAAG CAATAAATTTCTATGGACGTGAGATGCGCGAAGGGGAACGAGATCAGATTGTTATGAATGCTGCACTTAATTCGGTGGACTTTGAGGTTGAGGGTACACCTTCGGTGACCACGGAAACAATCATATTCAACAGCAACTGCATTTGGGAATGCGACATGGCGGGAATCAAGCGGATCAAGACCGATCATCGACCTGTAAAGGTCACTTTCTTTGCCTCCAATTCCGCCAGTTCATCCCGCAAGACAATTGGATCGCTGTTGCTCCCGGTGCGGGGAATTCCCGTGCTGGGCCTGGGTGGCAACAACAGTCCGTTGCAGCTGAAAATGTTCTGGCACAAGTTGATCTGCATCAGCAGCGAGTTTCGATCCCACAAACCGGAAGTCTTGCTGATGCTGGCCATCATAAAAAAGTCATTGCTGCACACCAAAGACTTTAAGCATTTGATGGTCTTCAATAACGCA GAGAAGCAACCGCGTGGTCCGCCGCTGCAGTCGCCAGGACACTCTATCACAGCCAACATGTTGCAGTCGCAG GCTAATGTTTATGTTCAGTCATTGGTGCAATTGGGTTTGCTGCAGGTGGGAAACAATCCTCTTGTTGACTGCGACATCATTGAGGTGGTGCTGCAATTTAAGCAACTCAAAAACCTCAACAGGTTTGTCAAATCAATATTTCAAGGCAAGGATGTGGACACAGTTCTCCTCATGTTCGACTTTGTTGGCAACGTCACcaatattgaattgaagcTAAATGAATCGGATTGCTATACACTGGACGATGTGTTGGGCTTGCGTTTTAAGTCGTCGCTAAACAGCATTCGGCTCTATTTTCAGCGTATTTTCTACTTGCCTATTAACATGTATATAAAGGGAACTTCAATAG CTAACTATCGCATGGACTTTGGCAAAATGCTGCCATCAGATTTGTACTTTTCCGATCAACGAAAGTATATGCAAAGCGGTAGCTTTGCCTTTGAGCGCTTTGGTCGTATGGGCAGCGCACGCGAGCTGAAGCCAATCATGGACTACACATTCTCAGTGGACATCCAGGAAGTGTGCTGGCGTCAGCAAGGCGGTCAATCCAATGTGccacagcaagaacaacaacagtccGATCAGCTTAGTTTGCATTGCGCGACCAGCAAAGCTGTCATACATGAAGTGCCCAAAGATCGGGTCATTGACAATGCTGGGGATTGGCAATCACAGAATCCGGATAGACATTGCAAACCCGACACTGTATCTATCAATAGCTTAAATGTTGGTGCTGAATTGTCCGACTCCGATGAACGAGAAAGCCCCGTTGAACCTGCTTTGAGTGATGCCCACGACTCAGGTGATGGGGGCGAGCACAAGTTTCATGGGCGTCGCAAGAAGTTTACACGACTCGTGGATGCCTTGGAAATCGAGCAACAAGATGCTGGTATACTTGATATGGCTGAGGACATTGATTCCGAAGCTGAGCTTTTAGGGCTTTATAATAATAGCAAGTTCTGTCACCAGATTACAACCGTTGAATATGAGGAGAACGTTGTTCAGAAAACGAAGGAGTGCGTGGAAGTGTCAACAAAAGTTAAACTTCAAGAGACTTCTTCTCAACagactaaaactaaaaatgaaaacagaaaaatgcaaatggacGAAAGTGCACGTCATAAGGAAAATAATAGGTCGGAACGAGTTAAAATTGTTGGAAACGATCCGTGGTTACAATTAGAGAAGGAATACGATCAGAAATCACAAGATACTCCCAAAGATAGCCCCAATAAacagaatattaaaatggtGCACAAGTTACGCAGatctaaaattataccaaatgataGGATGGACTTGGACTTGCCCGAGTCCGATGTGAAAAGTAAAGTGGCAGTCCGAAAGAATACATCAAATGATAAAGCATTAAATGTGGAACCAAATATACTCAGTCAGAGGAAAGGTCTATTGAAAACCGATGACGAATTGGAGCAATTAGAAGTCGCTGAGATGGCcaaaattatacataaatcGTCTAATACGTCGAAGCCATTGTCACAGAATAGATATTTGATGTCTGACGATAGTTTTCTTAAAGCTGAGAATGATATCGAATTGGATTGCGAGTCGCAGAAATCGCAAAACTTAAGGAAGTCTACGAAAAGATTTGTTGACGGAGACACGGTGGAGGCGGACACCACAACCGACACGGAGATTAAAGAAAGAAGTGGCACGCGAAAAACTAAATCAAAGGTATTCGTTCAAGCAGAGTCCGAAGATTGTGAGACAGTCATAGATAAGCAACCACAGAAAACGAAACAAATGTCGACATCAAAGGCTGAGCTCAGTTTAAGAGCACGGTGGGTTGAGGTCAACAAGAATCAACGTACTATGTTAGAAGAGACTGAAAGGTTTATTGGAGAAACTATTAAAGGAGCTAACTATCTAACTGAAGAACCATTTTCAGGAAGCTCTATAAGGTCCTCACCTAAGAAATTAGATCGAAACCATGTAAAATCTCGTTCAAAAATAGATATTAAGATGTCGTTAAATGAAGAACAGAATTTAGAACATAAAACAATGAAGCAAAAATCACCTGTTAATATATGTGTTAGTGAGAACTCACAAGAAATGGCACCTCCCACAAATAAACTATTCCCAAAGGCCAGAAGAGGAAATGAAGCTAGAGATTTTGAAGAACTTGGCAGTACTCAAAGTTCCGCTCAAAAATCAAGTCGAATTTTTAAGCAATCATTAGCCCACGCACCAGAAGAGTCAACCAGTAAGCAGC CAGAGACAGAGTCTAGTGAACTTGAAATAGTTACAACCCAACGAAAGAAAATGCTGAAAAAGAAATCATCAAGAACTGCCAAGTCAGGGGACGAATGCTGCGGCAATGCTACTTCGAAATCACAATTGGAAGTGGATACACAGTTGTCACGATTAGAGGTTACTGTTCATATGTACGATCAAACGAAGGGAGCTGGAGCTGAGACTACAAAGCAAGTTGTTGACGGGGATGTGAACGACATGAATGAGAGTTTACAACAGATATTGTCTGTCTCTATGGGTCTTCAACGAGAAATGCAACTAAAGGCGTTGGAGTATCTGCGGAGTCTTAGCCAACAACCGACACAGGTTCGATTAGACAAGCATTCACAGTCAACGCCTGTTAATGAATCCAATAACATGGATGCAAACTATACTATTAAATTCAAAGAACTGGAAGAGCACATTATCCTGCTTGAGGATCACTTGCGTCAATTTGAAAGTCGCACCTTCAAAATGCAAGAGGAAAACTCAAAATTAGCACAAGAGAAGATGCAGCTTAAGCAACGCATTTGTCACATGGAGCAGCAGATTGAAGCGCTGCGTCACGGGGCAACGAACAGTAGTGATCTGAGGCAAATGCTCAACAAGTTACGCCACCAGAATGTACGTTTTAATGATCTTGCCAAGGCAAGGGATCACTACAAAAAGCAATGGAGACATGCGGCCAAGCGAATTCATGTCCTCAAACTAGCCATGCATGAGAAGAATGTGCAGCACCAGTACGAGACCCTAGAATCCAA CGTTATTAATCTAAAGAGTATTTTGACCCAGGATGCCGATGAGTTTGAGCGAGAATTTGGACGGTTTCGTAACACTACAGTTAGTTTTCCTGGTTCAAACGATTCTTCAGAGCCCTTGCTCAAAGATTATCTGCGCGGATTGTCCCCACAGACACTTGGTAAACACATACCTCCAAATAGTGTTGACAGCACTCGAATGCATTAG
- the LOC132786047 gene encoding uncharacterized protein LOC132786047 isoform X1, producing MYSADKTIQSAMVNKPNNKQQQQQRPLAATDRSSMNPSGSFVDNTFCVVLHVVEAINFYGREMREGERDQIVMNAALNSVDFEVEGTPSVTTETIIFNSNCIWECDMAGIKRIKTDHRPVKVTFFASNSASSSRKTIGSLLLPVRGIPVLGLGGNNSPLQLKMFWHKLICISSEFRSHKPEVLLMLAIIKKSLLHTKDFKHLMVFNNAEKQPRGPPLQSPGHSITANMLQSQANVYVQSLVQLGLLQVGNNPLVDCDIIEVVLQFKQLKNLNRFVKSIFQGKDVDTVLLMFDFVGNVTNIELKLNESDCYTLDDVLGLRFKSSLNSIRLYFQRIFYLPINMYIKGTSIANYRMDFGKMLPSDLYFSDQRKYMQSGSFAFERFGRMGSARELKPIMDYTFSVDIQEVCWRQQGGQSNVPQQEQQQSDQLSLHCATSKAVIHEVPKDRVIDNAGDWQSQNPDRHCKPDTVSINSLNVGAELSDSDERESPVEPALSDAHDSGDGGEHKFHGRRKKFTRLVDALEIEQQDAGILDMAEDIDSEAELLGLYNNSKFCHQITTVEYEENVVQKTKECVEVSTKVKLQETSSQQTKTKNENRKMQMDESARHKENNRSERVKIVGNDPWLQLEKEYDQKSQDTPKDSPNKQNIKMVHKLRRSKIIPNDRMDLDLPESDVKSKVAVRKNTSNDKALNVEPNILSQRKGLLKTDDELEQLEVAEMAKIIHKSSNTSKPLSQNRYLMSDDSFLKAENDIELDCESQKSQNLRKSTKRFVDGDTVEADTTTDTEIKERSGTRKTKSKVFVQAESEDCETVIDKQPQKTKQMSTSKAELSLRARWVEVNKNQRTMLEETERFIGETIKGANYLTEEPFSGSSIRSSPKKLDRNHVKSRSKIDIKMSLNEEQNLEHKTMKQKSPVNICVSENSQEMAPPTNKLFPKARRGNEARDFEELGSTQSSAQKSSRIFKQSLAHAPEESTSKQPVTNGYTKELPETESSELEIVTTQRKKMLKKKSSRTAKSGDECCGNATSKSQLEVDTQLSRLEVTVHMYDQTKGAGAETTKQVVDGDVNDMNESLQQILSVSMGLQREMQLKALEYLRSLSQQPTQVRLDKHSQSTPVNESNNMDANYTIKFKELEEHIILLEDHLRQFESRTFKMQEENSKLAQEKMQLKQRICHMEQQIEALRHGATNSSDLRQMLNKLRHQNVRFNDLAKARDHYKKQWRHAAKRIHVLKLAMHEKNVQHQYETLESNVINLKSILTQDADEFEREFGRFRNTTVSFPGSNDSSEPLLKDYLRGLSPQTLGKHIPPNSVDSTRMH from the exons ATGTACAGTGCAGATAAAACAATTCAGTCCGCCATGGTTAATAAGCCCAataacaagcagcaacaacagcagcggccaTTGGCTGCAACAGATCGAAGCAGCATGAATCCTAGTGGCAGCTTTGTAGACAACACATTTTGTGTTGTCCTCCATGTGGTTGAAG CAATAAATTTCTATGGACGTGAGATGCGCGAAGGGGAACGAGATCAGATTGTTATGAATGCTGCACTTAATTCGGTGGACTTTGAGGTTGAGGGTACACCTTCGGTGACCACGGAAACAATCATATTCAACAGCAACTGCATTTGGGAATGCGACATGGCGGGAATCAAGCGGATCAAGACCGATCATCGACCTGTAAAGGTCACTTTCTTTGCCTCCAATTCCGCCAGTTCATCCCGCAAGACAATTGGATCGCTGTTGCTCCCGGTGCGGGGAATTCCCGTGCTGGGCCTGGGTGGCAACAACAGTCCGTTGCAGCTGAAAATGTTCTGGCACAAGTTGATCTGCATCAGCAGCGAGTTTCGATCCCACAAACCGGAAGTCTTGCTGATGCTGGCCATCATAAAAAAGTCATTGCTGCACACCAAAGACTTTAAGCATTTGATGGTCTTCAATAACGCA GAGAAGCAACCGCGTGGTCCGCCGCTGCAGTCGCCAGGACACTCTATCACAGCCAACATGTTGCAGTCGCAG GCTAATGTTTATGTTCAGTCATTGGTGCAATTGGGTTTGCTGCAGGTGGGAAACAATCCTCTTGTTGACTGCGACATCATTGAGGTGGTGCTGCAATTTAAGCAACTCAAAAACCTCAACAGGTTTGTCAAATCAATATTTCAAGGCAAGGATGTGGACACAGTTCTCCTCATGTTCGACTTTGTTGGCAACGTCACcaatattgaattgaagcTAAATGAATCGGATTGCTATACACTGGACGATGTGTTGGGCTTGCGTTTTAAGTCGTCGCTAAACAGCATTCGGCTCTATTTTCAGCGTATTTTCTACTTGCCTATTAACATGTATATAAAGGGAACTTCAATAG CTAACTATCGCATGGACTTTGGCAAAATGCTGCCATCAGATTTGTACTTTTCCGATCAACGAAAGTATATGCAAAGCGGTAGCTTTGCCTTTGAGCGCTTTGGTCGTATGGGCAGCGCACGCGAGCTGAAGCCAATCATGGACTACACATTCTCAGTGGACATCCAGGAAGTGTGCTGGCGTCAGCAAGGCGGTCAATCCAATGTGccacagcaagaacaacaacagtccGATCAGCTTAGTTTGCATTGCGCGACCAGCAAAGCTGTCATACATGAAGTGCCCAAAGATCGGGTCATTGACAATGCTGGGGATTGGCAATCACAGAATCCGGATAGACATTGCAAACCCGACACTGTATCTATCAATAGCTTAAATGTTGGTGCTGAATTGTCCGACTCCGATGAACGAGAAAGCCCCGTTGAACCTGCTTTGAGTGATGCCCACGACTCAGGTGATGGGGGCGAGCACAAGTTTCATGGGCGTCGCAAGAAGTTTACACGACTCGTGGATGCCTTGGAAATCGAGCAACAAGATGCTGGTATACTTGATATGGCTGAGGACATTGATTCCGAAGCTGAGCTTTTAGGGCTTTATAATAATAGCAAGTTCTGTCACCAGATTACAACCGTTGAATATGAGGAGAACGTTGTTCAGAAAACGAAGGAGTGCGTGGAAGTGTCAACAAAAGTTAAACTTCAAGAGACTTCTTCTCAACagactaaaactaaaaatgaaaacagaaaaatgcaaatggacGAAAGTGCACGTCATAAGGAAAATAATAGGTCGGAACGAGTTAAAATTGTTGGAAACGATCCGTGGTTACAATTAGAGAAGGAATACGATCAGAAATCACAAGATACTCCCAAAGATAGCCCCAATAAacagaatattaaaatggtGCACAAGTTACGCAGatctaaaattataccaaatgataGGATGGACTTGGACTTGCCCGAGTCCGATGTGAAAAGTAAAGTGGCAGTCCGAAAGAATACATCAAATGATAAAGCATTAAATGTGGAACCAAATATACTCAGTCAGAGGAAAGGTCTATTGAAAACCGATGACGAATTGGAGCAATTAGAAGTCGCTGAGATGGCcaaaattatacataaatcGTCTAATACGTCGAAGCCATTGTCACAGAATAGATATTTGATGTCTGACGATAGTTTTCTTAAAGCTGAGAATGATATCGAATTGGATTGCGAGTCGCAGAAATCGCAAAACTTAAGGAAGTCTACGAAAAGATTTGTTGACGGAGACACGGTGGAGGCGGACACCACAACCGACACGGAGATTAAAGAAAGAAGTGGCACGCGAAAAACTAAATCAAAGGTATTCGTTCAAGCAGAGTCCGAAGATTGTGAGACAGTCATAGATAAGCAACCACAGAAAACGAAACAAATGTCGACATCAAAGGCTGAGCTCAGTTTAAGAGCACGGTGGGTTGAGGTCAACAAGAATCAACGTACTATGTTAGAAGAGACTGAAAGGTTTATTGGAGAAACTATTAAAGGAGCTAACTATCTAACTGAAGAACCATTTTCAGGAAGCTCTATAAGGTCCTCACCTAAGAAATTAGATCGAAACCATGTAAAATCTCGTTCAAAAATAGATATTAAGATGTCGTTAAATGAAGAACAGAATTTAGAACATAAAACAATGAAGCAAAAATCACCTGTTAATATATGTGTTAGTGAGAACTCACAAGAAATGGCACCTCCCACAAATAAACTATTCCCAAAGGCCAGAAGAGGAAATGAAGCTAGAGATTTTGAAGAACTTGGCAGTACTCAAAGTTCCGCTCAAAAATCAAGTCGAATTTTTAAGCAATCATTAGCCCACGCACCAGAAGAGTCAACCAGTAAGCAGCCTGTCACAAATGGATACACCAAGGAATTGCCAGAGACAGAGTCTAGTGAACTTGAAATAGTTACAACCCAACGAAAGAAAATGCTGAAAAAGAAATCATCAAGAACTGCCAAGTCAGGGGACGAATGCTGCGGCAATGCTACTTCGAAATCACAATTGGAAGTGGATACACAGTTGTCACGATTAGAGGTTACTGTTCATATGTACGATCAAACGAAGGGAGCTGGAGCTGAGACTACAAAGCAAGTTGTTGACGGGGATGTGAACGACATGAATGAGAGTTTACAACAGATATTGTCTGTCTCTATGGGTCTTCAACGAGAAATGCAACTAAAGGCGTTGGAGTATCTGCGGAGTCTTAGCCAACAACCGACACAGGTTCGATTAGACAAGCATTCACAGTCAACGCCTGTTAATGAATCCAATAACATGGATGCAAACTATACTATTAAATTCAAAGAACTGGAAGAGCACATTATCCTGCTTGAGGATCACTTGCGTCAATTTGAAAGTCGCACCTTCAAAATGCAAGAGGAAAACTCAAAATTAGCACAAGAGAAGATGCAGCTTAAGCAACGCATTTGTCACATGGAGCAGCAGATTGAAGCGCTGCGTCACGGGGCAACGAACAGTAGTGATCTGAGGCAAATGCTCAACAAGTTACGCCACCAGAATGTACGTTTTAATGATCTTGCCAAGGCAAGGGATCACTACAAAAAGCAATGGAGACATGCGGCCAAGCGAATTCATGTCCTCAAACTAGCCATGCATGAGAAGAATGTGCAGCACCAGTACGAGACCCTAGAATCCAA CGTTATTAATCTAAAGAGTATTTTGACCCAGGATGCCGATGAGTTTGAGCGAGAATTTGGACGGTTTCGTAACACTACAGTTAGTTTTCCTGGTTCAAACGATTCTTCAGAGCCCTTGCTCAAAGATTATCTGCGCGGATTGTCCCCACAGACACTTGGTAAACACATACCTCCAAATAGTGTTGACAGCACTCGAATGCATTAG